The nucleotide window CGACGCCCGGGAGGTGTGGCTGCCCCTCTCCGTACACCGGTCCCGGCCGGAGGACGACGGTGTCGAGGTCGAGGTCGGCGACGGACGCCTCCGCGCGGCGCTTGGCCGTCAGGTAGGCGTTTCGGACGCCGGGCGGGTTCGCGGCGGCGGAGAGGAAGACGAACGTGTCGACGCCGGCGCGCTCGGCCTCCAAGGCCGTGAGGATCCCCGCGTCGCCGTTGACGCGTTCGAAGGTGACGCCCTCCGTCGGCGACTCGGTAAGCGTTCCGACCGAGTGGACCGCGGCGTCGACGCCGTCGAGGCGGTCGCGCCACGCGTTCGGTCGGAAGAGGTCGGCGCTCGTCCACGAGACCGCCTCGACCCACTCCTCGTCGAGGTCGGGGCGACCGCTCCGCGACACGCTGCGGACCTCGTGTCCGTCGCGGACCGCGAACCGACAGACGTCGCGTCCGATGAAGCCGCTGCCGCCGACGACGAGGAGGGTCGACATACGCCGCCGTACGCGCCGGGCCGTCTTGGGACTTCGGGACGGCGACCGAAAAGGAAGGGTCGGCGCGCGGTCAGCGTCGGAGGAACCCGAGGAGCGCGTAGTCGCGGTCGGGGTCGTACCGCCGGAACAGCAGACTGTTCGTCAGCACCGACACCGACGAGAACGCCATCGCGCCGGCCGCGAGGACGGGCTGGAGCAGCCCGAGCGACGCGAGCGGGATCATCGCGGTGTTGTAGCCGAGCGCCCACACGAGGTTCTGTCTGATCTTCTGGAGCGTCGCGTCCGAGACCCGGATCGCCTTCACCACGTCGAGCGGGTCGTCGCGCATCAGCGTCACGTCGGCCGCCTCGATGGCCACGTCGGTCCCGGAGCCGATGGCGGTGCCGACGTACGCCACCGCGAGCGCCGGGGCGTCGTTGACGCCGTCGCCGACCATCATCGCCTTCCGGCCGTCCGCCTGAATCGACTCCACCGCGTCGGACTTGTCCTCGGGCAGGACCCCGGCGCGGACGTCGTCGGGGTCGATGCCGACCTGCTCGGCGACCGCGCGGGCCGTACGCTCGTTGTCGCCGGTGATCATCATCACGTCGACGCCGCGGTCGCGGAGCTGGCTCACCGCCTCCGTCGCGCTCGGCTTCACCGTGTCGGCGTCGGCGACGACGCCGAGGAGCTCACCGTCGTCGGCTCCGGCGCGGACTCGCGCGACGAGCATCGCGGTCTTCCCCTCGCGTTCGAGCCGTTCCATCGTCTCCGCGGCTGGCTCGGGGTCGATCCCCGCGTCCCGCAGCAGCTTCCGGTTACCGACGAGTATCTCGTCCCCGTCGACGGTCGCCTTGACCCCGTGGCCGGGGACGTTCTCGAACGACTCGGGGTCGGAGAGGCCGATACCGCGCGCCTCGGCCCCCTCGACGATGGCGCGAGCGAGGGGGTGTTCGCTGCCGCGCTCCGCGCTCGCGGCGAGCCGGAGCACCTCGTCTTCGGCCGTCGGCCCGTCGACCGCCGCGTCGTTGCCGCCCTCGACGACCGCGCCGCCGTCGGGGGCGGCCTCGCCCTTGGTCCCGAGCGCGACCGCGTCCGTCAGCTCCATCTCCCCTTTCGTGAGCGTCCCCGTCTTGTCGAAGACGACGGTGTCGACGTCCTTCGCGCGTTCGAGGACGTCGCCGCCCTTGAACAGGACGCCGTTCTGCGCCCCGATGGTGGTCCCGACCATCGTCGCGGCCGGGGTCGCGAGGCCGAGCGCGCAGGGACACGCGATCAGGACCGAGGAGGCGAAGACGACGACCGCGAACTCGAACACCGAGACGGTGCCGCCGACCGGCGCGGGCCCGCCGGCGACCTGCCCCCACAGCGGGAGCCGGTCGACGAACGCCGCGAGCGTCTCGGGGAAGGCGAACCAGACCACCCCCCACAGCAGGGCGTTCGCGATGACCGCCGGCACGAAGTACGCGGAGATGCGGTCCGCGAGGTTCTGGATGTCGGGCTGGCGCGACTGGGCCTCCTTCACCGTCCGGACGATCTGCTGGAGGGCGGTGTCCGCGCCGACCTTCGTCGCCTCGACGACGAGGAGCCCGTTCTCGTTGATGGTCGACCCGACGACCTCGTCGCCCTCGGTCTTCTCGACGGGGACGGACTCGCCCGTGACCATCGACTCGTCGACGGCGGACTGCCCCTCGACGACGACGCCGTCGGTCGGGATCCGCTCGCCCGGCCGGACCTTCATGCGGTCGCCGACCGCGACCTCGTCGATCGGGACCTCCTCCTCGGTGCCGTCCTCGTCGACGAGGGTGGCGGTGTCTGCCTCCATCTCCAACAGCTTCCGGAGCGCCTCGCCGGCCTGCCCCTTCGAACGGGCTTCGAGGTAGTTGCCGAGCGTGATGAAGACGAGGATGAGCGCGGCCGTGTCGAAGTAGACGCTCCCGGCGATCAGATCGAGGAGGACGGCGACGGAGTAGACGTACGCCGTCGTCGAGCCCAGAGCGATCAGCACGTCCATGTTGGCGCGTCCGTTCGTGACGAGCGCCTTGTAGGAGTTCACGTAGAACGGACGGCCGAGCACGACCTGGACCGGCGTCGCGAGCGCGAACGCGACCCAGTGGATTCCGACGCCGAAGACCCGGTCCGGAACGACCGCGCCCCCGAGCAGGAGGGCGTCGACGAGGAAGAAGAGCAGCGGCGCTGATAAGGCGGCCCCGAACAGCGTCAGCCGGCGCTGCTTGCGAATCTCGGCGTTCCGGGCCGCGTCGCGCGCGCTCTCGCCGGATCCGTCTCTGCCAGTGCCGTCGGTCCCCTCACCGTTGGCGTCCTCGCCGTCGCCACCGCTGCCGTCCTCGCGGACCGGCGAGTACCCCGCGTCCTCGACGGCGTCGTACAGCGCCGAGAGCGAGGTCTCGGCGGGGTTGTACCGCACCCGCGCCTCGTCGGTGGCGTAGTTCACGTCGGCGTCGACGACCCCGTCGACGGCTTCGAGGGCGTCGCGGTTGGCGTCCGCGCAGTTCGCACAGCTCATGTCGGTGATCGCCACGGTCACCGTCTCGGAGACCGCGCCGTAGCCCGCGTCCTCGATCGCCTCGTAGATCGCGGCGAGCGAGGTCCGCTCCGAGTCGTACTCGACGCTCGCCTCGTCGGTGGCGTAGTTCGCGTCCGCCCGCGATACCCCGTCGAGCGACTCCACGGCGTCGCCGACCGTCGCCGAGCAGTTGGCGCAGCTCATCCCCGTGATGTCGAGGCGGGTGGTTCTGGTGCTCATCTTGGTTGGTACTACGGGGTACTCCCTTAGTGCGTTTTCCCATTCGGAAGCAAAGTCAGCGGCGGGACGAAATTTGGAATCAAAACTGAACGGGGCTATCGGCCGATTTTTACCCGCGTTTTCCCGCCGTACGTGGCGCACGCAACACTTATGACCACGTCGGGAGATCGTTGAGGTGCGATGGCGACAGGCAAGGTCGACTTCTTCAACGACACCGGCGGCTACGGATTCATCGAGACTGACGACGCTGACGAGGACGTGTTCTTCCACATGGAAGACGTCGGCGGCCCGGACCTCGAGGAGGGACAGGAGGTAGAGTTCGAGATCGAGGAGGCGGACAAGGGTCCGCGCGCGACGAACCTCACTCGGCTGTAACCCGTCCGGCGGTATCCGCTACCGGCTGACTCGGATAGCTCTCGAAACGCGTTCCGCGTATATTCATTCCCTGAGCGACCCCGCCGCCGTTTTGGTCGCCGAACGGTGAGCGTCCCCCATGGTGAGTGACGACACTCGCGCAGTCTCAGATGTTGACGATGCGCATGCGGTCCCGGACGATGACGACGCTCGCGCGGTCTCGGACGACCTCGACGCGTTCGTCGACGAGAACCTCGACCGATACGCCGAGACGCAGGGCGTCCTCCCCGAGCGGCTCGACGAGTTCGGCGAGACGTACCGGTCGCAGGGACATCTGACTCGGGACCAGTTGTACGAGATCGCCTACGAGTCGTCGACGCGGAGCGCCTACCACGTCGAGAAGAATCCCGAGGCGCGGTGCCGGGAGGTGACCCGAAACGCTCGCGCGGTCGACGGCGACTTCTCGTCGATCCACCTGATAACGGGACTCGCCGGGTTCAAAGCGCCGACCGCGTCGTGCGTGCTGGCCGCGCTCGACGGCGACCGCCACGCGGTCGTCGACACCCGCGTCTGGGCCTCGCTCGAACGATTGGGCTACCTCGACGGGCGCAAGGAGTCGTTCGACGCCGCCGACTACGTCGCGATGATCGGGCCGATCCGCGAGATCGCCGCCGAGACCGGCCACCGCGCCGTCGACGTGGGGTACGCGCTGTTCGCGCACGACGCGCACGTCCGCGAGGGGACGCTCCACTGACCCGCGGACCGAGTCGACGGCGACTCAGACCGGGAACTCGACGCCGGTCGCTTCGGTCGAATACTCCCAGAGCCGCCGGGCGTCCGCGCGGTCGTAGGAGGCGTCGTTCGAGCGGCCGACCGTCGGGTGCCCGCGCATGTTCATCAGGCCGCCCGGCTCGACGTACGCGCCGCCGTCGACGTCGGCCGTCGCCGCGTACAGCATGGGTTCGACGCCGACCTCCGGCTCCTGTCCGAGGACGGCGTTCGCGGCCTTCATCCCGACCTTCATCAGGGGGTTCCCGCTCTCCGCGGCGGTCCGCATCTGGAGGTTCGTGTCGGTGTAGCCGGGGTGGCAGGCGACGCTGCGAACGCCGCTTACGTCCTCGAACGCGTCGAGACGCCGCTGGAGCTCGTAGGCGAAAAGCAGGTTCGACAGCTTGCTGCGCCCGTACGCCTTCCATTTTCCGTACGACCGCTCCCAGTTGAGGTCGGTGAAGTCCATCTCGCCCTGCTCGTGAGCGCCGGACGACTGGGTGACGACGCGCGCGTCGCCCCCGACTCCCTCGGCCGCGTCGAGGAGCGGGAACAGGCGGCCGGTGAGCGCGAAGTGGCCGAGGTGGTTGACGCCGAACTGCGTCTCGAAGCCGTCCTCGGTCTCGCCGCGGGGAATCGCCATCACGCCCGCGTTGTTACAGAGGACGTCGACCGCGTCGTAGTCGGCGGCGAGCCCCTCGGCGAACGACGCCACGGAGTCGAGGGAGGCGAGGTCGCACTCGCGTACGTCGAGTTCGCCGTCGACCTCGCCGCCCGCGTCGGCGCGGATCTCGCTCGCGGCGTCCTCCGCGCGCTCGACGCTGCGACACGCCATCACGACGGTCGCGCCGCGCGCGGCGAACGCGCGGGTTCCTTCGAAGCCGAGCCCGCTGTTCGCGCCGGTGACGACCACCGTCTTCCCGTCCAGTCGCGGCATGTCGTCGGCCGTCCAGTCGGTCATGTCCGTACGGTGGGGCGTCACGGTGAGAAACCTGTCGGCCGGATCGGAGGTCGCCGCCGCGTGCGACACGTTCCCGGACAGGGCGACGAGACGCCGTCTGACGCCGATATCCACTTTCACCTCGCCGCCGGTGCGTTTTTAGGTGCCTCGGTGGAAGGGACGGACACCGAATGACGTCCTTCCAGTCGACGATCGGCGACGAGGAGGGGATCGCGGAGGAGCTGGCCGAGGGCCAGCGCGAGATCTCCATCGCCGAGTTCTTCGAGAAGAACAAACACATGCTCGGGTTCGACTCGGGCGCTCGCGGGCTCGTCACCGCCGTCAAGGAGGCGGTCGACAACGCCCTCGACGCGACCGAGGAGGCCGGCGTCCTCCCCGACATCTACATCGAGATCGAGGAGGTGGGCGACTACTACCGGCTCGTCATCGAGGACAACGGGCCGGGCATCACCAAAGAACAGCTCCCGAAAGTGTTCGGGAAGCTCCTCTACGGCAGCCGGTTCCACGCCCGCGAGCAGTCGAGAGGGCAACAGGGGATCGGGATCTCGGCGGCCGTGCTCTACTCCCAGCTGACCTCCGGCCAGCCGGCGAAGATCACCTCGCGGCCGAAGGGGCAGTCGCGGGCGCAGTACTTCGAGCTCATCATCGACACGGACACGAACGAGCCGGAGATTCAGGCGGACAGGGAGACGACGTGGGACCGCCCGCACGGCACGCGGATCGAACTGGAGATGGAGGCGAACATGCGCGCCCGCCAGCAGCTCCACGACTACGTGAAACACACCGCGGTCGTCAATCCCCACGCGCGGCTCGAACTGCGCGAGCCGGGGCTCGACGAGCCGCTGAAGTTCGAGCGCGCGACGGACGAGTTGCCCGCGGAGACTCACGAGATTCGGCCGCATCCCCACGGCGTCGAACTGGGGTCGCTGATCAAGATGCTGGAGGCGACCGAGTCGTACTCCGTCTCCGGATTCTTACAGGAGGAGTTCACGCGGGTCGGCAAGAAGACCGCAGACAGCGTCATCGACAACTTCCGCGACGTGTACTACGGCCGAGAGCTGTCGTGGTCGCCGCCGCGCGCCCACGACGACCGCGACCTCGCGAGCGCGGTCGCGGACGCGGTCGCCAACAAGGGCAAGGACGCGACGACCGCCTTCGCGGAGGGCGTCGCCGAGACCGTGTCGAATAACGACCGGCTCGCCCGCTCCGAACTCGCGGCGATCGTCGACGAGGTCGCCGAGACGGTCGAAGGCGACACGGGCAAGACGTTCGGCGGGACCGTCCGCGAGAACGCGGTCGACGCCGCGTGGCGGGCGATCACGGGAGCCGGCGGCGAAGGTGACGGCGAGAACGCCAATGCGTCCGGCAAGAACGACGACGGCGACGGTAGCGACGCCCCGGAATCCCCGCTCGTCCCCGACGTCTACGCCCTGGTCGACGACGCGACGTCGACCCGGAAGGACGACGCCGCGGTTCAGGCGATGGCCGAGGCGCTGGCCCGCCGGTTCGGGAACCTCGACGGCGACGCGTTCCGGGTCACGCTCGACGACCTCGAACGGCTCGTCGCGGACGCGGCGTCGTTCGTCGCCGAGCAGCGCGACGCGACGTTCGGCGAGACGGCCCGCGAGAACGTCGTCGAGGCGTTCTGGTCGCGGGCGCGGACGGTCCCGGACGACCCGCCGAAGGTGAAAGCGATCGCGGGAAGTCGCGACGCGGCCGCCGACCTGCTGGAGGCGATGCGGACGACGGACATCCTCGCGCCGCCGACCGACTGCCTCGCGCCGATCACGGCGGAGCTGGTCGAGGCGGGGCTGCGAAAGGAGTACGACGCGGACTTCTACGCGGCCGCGACCCGCGACGCCGAGGTCCACGGCGGCGACCCGTTCATCGTCGAGGCCGGGATCGCCTACGGC belongs to Halorubrum sp. DM2 and includes:
- a CDS encoding NAD-dependent epimerase/dehydratase family protein, with the protein product MSTLLVVGGSGFIGRDVCRFAVRDGHEVRSVSRSGRPDLDEEWVEAVSWTSADLFRPNAWRDRLDGVDAAVHSVGTLTESPTEGVTFERVNGDAGILTALEAERAGVDTFVFLSAAANPPGVRNAYLTAKRRAEASVADLDLDTVVLRPGPVYGEGQPHLPGVVDRVLRFAASAPPIASRLGESRPLAVGTVARAAYRAALDPGERLLDVSDIRDLAG
- a CDS encoding cold-shock protein, with translation MATGKVDFFNDTGGYGFIETDDADEDVFFHMEDVGGPDLEEGQEVEFEIEEADKGPRATNLTRL
- a CDS encoding DNA topoisomerase VI subunit B, coding for MTSFQSTIGDEEGIAEELAEGQREISIAEFFEKNKHMLGFDSGARGLVTAVKEAVDNALDATEEAGVLPDIYIEIEEVGDYYRLVIEDNGPGITKEQLPKVFGKLLYGSRFHAREQSRGQQGIGISAAVLYSQLTSGQPAKITSRPKGQSRAQYFELIIDTDTNEPEIQADRETTWDRPHGTRIELEMEANMRARQQLHDYVKHTAVVNPHARLELREPGLDEPLKFERATDELPAETHEIRPHPHGVELGSLIKMLEATESYSVSGFLQEEFTRVGKKTADSVIDNFRDVYYGRELSWSPPRAHDDRDLASAVADAVANKGKDATTAFAEGVAETVSNNDRLARSELAAIVDEVAETVEGDTGKTFGGTVRENAVDAAWRAITGAGGEGDGENANASGKNDDGDGSDAPESPLVPDVYALVDDATSTRKDDAAVQAMAEALARRFGNLDGDAFRVTLDDLERLVADAASFVAEQRDATFGETARENVVEAFWSRARTVPDDPPKVKAIAGSRDAAADLLEAMRTTDILAPPTDCLAPITAELVEAGLRKEYDADFYAAATRDAEVHGGDPFIVEAGIAYGGEIPAEGSVELLRFANRVPLVYQRGACATTDVIKSIGWRNYGLDQPGGSGMPNGPAVISIHVASTNVPFTSESKDALANVPAIEDEIELAVREAARELKSFLNKRRSMQQRREKQDVLGRILPEMADKVSEVTGRSRPDIDGALARIMNNVSVEREVNGETVTLVVENHSDVNEELEITDIVSTEPSDLSDGTAVDMDGEWFVQWKPEVPSGDERELTYAVDGDADFEVSVGGVETEKLTVNA
- a CDS encoding oxidoreductase yields the protein MTDWTADDMPRLDGKTVVVTGANSGLGFEGTRAFAARGATVVMACRSVERAEDAASEIRADAGGEVDGELDVRECDLASLDSVASFAEGLAADYDAVDVLCNNAGVMAIPRGETEDGFETQFGVNHLGHFALTGRLFPLLDAAEGVGGDARVVTQSSGAHEQGEMDFTDLNWERSYGKWKAYGRSKLSNLLFAYELQRRLDAFEDVSGVRSVACHPGYTDTNLQMRTAAESGNPLMKVGMKAANAVLGQEPEVGVEPMLYAATADVDGGAYVEPGGLMNMRGHPTVGRSNDASYDRADARRLWEYSTEATGVEFPV
- a CDS encoding heavy metal translocating P-type ATPase → MSTRTTRLDITGMSCANCSATVGDAVESLDGVSRADANYATDEASVEYDSERTSLAAIYEAIEDAGYGAVSETVTVAITDMSCANCADANRDALEAVDGVVDADVNYATDEARVRYNPAETSLSALYDAVEDAGYSPVREDGSGGDGEDANGEGTDGTGRDGSGESARDAARNAEIRKQRRLTLFGAALSAPLLFFLVDALLLGGAVVPDRVFGVGIHWVAFALATPVQVVLGRPFYVNSYKALVTNGRANMDVLIALGSTTAYVYSVAVLLDLIAGSVYFDTAALILVFITLGNYLEARSKGQAGEALRKLLEMEADTATLVDEDGTEEEVPIDEVAVGDRMKVRPGERIPTDGVVVEGQSAVDESMVTGESVPVEKTEGDEVVGSTINENGLLVVEATKVGADTALQQIVRTVKEAQSRQPDIQNLADRISAYFVPAVIANALLWGVVWFAFPETLAAFVDRLPLWGQVAGGPAPVGGTVSVFEFAVVVFASSVLIACPCALGLATPAATMVGTTIGAQNGVLFKGGDVLERAKDVDTVVFDKTGTLTKGEMELTDAVALGTKGEAAPDGGAVVEGGNDAAVDGPTAEDEVLRLAASAERGSEHPLARAIVEGAEARGIGLSDPESFENVPGHGVKATVDGDEILVGNRKLLRDAGIDPEPAAETMERLEREGKTAMLVARVRAGADDGELLGVVADADTVKPSATEAVSQLRDRGVDVMMITGDNERTARAVAEQVGIDPDDVRAGVLPEDKSDAVESIQADGRKAMMVGDGVNDAPALAVAYVGTAIGSGTDVAIEAADVTLMRDDPLDVVKAIRVSDATLQKIRQNLVWALGYNTAMIPLASLGLLQPVLAAGAMAFSSVSVLTNSLLFRRYDPDRDYALLGFLRR